The Henckelia pumila isolate YLH828 chromosome 2, ASM3356847v2, whole genome shotgun sequence genome includes a window with the following:
- the LOC140884331 gene encoding protein LONGIFOLIA 1-like, whose product MGSAKERNLEKQIQTQMGCMAGFLQIFDRHHFLAGKRLPSSRALDLEISAPSLPHESPIPLPVLDLKDGSKSTWKLYRDSPRLSLDSRATMDAKGSLHPKEIRTAAASVLPMANRIGSHDTSDGFQRGSPSVIARLMGLEPQPVSSEPELRRSASESRASRDVFNSRFATDLGGNTISKLPTRSNPSLFVVKENDTQLNAEYEDPRDQSWKRCNKAALSQHRKCLFDSGDIFPEPKQSLSIHGEVERRLKMRGLDKASKDLETLKQILEALQLKGLLHSNKPRGQNQASRRIFVYDDSPIVLIRPSRFPSSTSSATNGDYSRLRRGNHAPSFRRHCSFAGENSPSVNPGLIRNEGSGSTRRPKSPVNPKPSSVGIHRRLNESMENQRVAPNQSPMRKPRRTRPDQAANGHSHRSKKTSAKAKHKEKISAAIVVEDESSSSSGSSITASTDTERSKTAGYREGKNLLQRCDKLAEMNETDTQPSPVSVLDPSFYKDESLTPSPITTKRNLDFKDESIDLVEEIWSPVISPIRSKSGGTLDDSEFLYISDILRAFRCLYDESDVFLLLEKQQYLKGKDTSHVSRLQRKLIFDTTTEILDRNKQLPPWKTASWDNHNVNKSSLNKVWSEFQRIREANKAQDLFGVICGVLKKDLSAGDATTGWSDWPEEKSGAVLDMERMIFKDLIGETIQDLAALACSRSSSMSCQKPRRKLVF is encoded by the exons ATGGGGTCGGCCAAAGAGCGGAATCTGGAGAAGCAAATACAGACACAAATGGGTTGCATGGCgggatttcttcaaatctttgatCGCCACCATTTTTTGGCCGGGAAACGCCTCCCTTCTTCACGG GCTTTGGATTTGGAGATATCAGCTCCCTCATTGCCCCATGAATCACCTATTCCACTGCCTGTACTCGACTTGAAAGATGGCAGCAAGTCCACGTGGAAGTTGTACAGAGATTCCCCTAGACTGTCTCTTGACAGCAGAGCTACCATGGATGCAAAGGGATCCCTCCATCCCAAAGAGATCCGCACAGCCGCCGCCTCCGTTTTACCTATGGCGAATCGCATTGGAAGCCATGATACATCCGATGGATTTCAGCGAGGGTCTCCCAGTGTCATTGCTAGGCTCATGGGTCTGGAGCCACAGCCAGTTTCATCTGAGCCCGAGCTCCGGAGATCCGCCTCCGAATCAAGAGCCTCCAGAGATGTCTTCAACTCTCGATTCGCCACAGATTTAGGCGGCAATACAATTTCCAAGCTGCCCACTCGATCGAATCCTTCCCTTTTCGTCGTGAAAGAAAATGATACCCAGTTGAATGCAGAGTATGAAGATCCAAGGGACCAATCATGGAAGCGGTGTAACAAGGCTGCACTTTCGCAGCACCGCAAATGTTTGTTCGATTCGGGAGACATTTTCCCTGAGCCTAAACAGAGTTTATCAATCCATGGAGAGGTTGAGAGAAGGCTGAAAATGAGAGGACTCGACAAGGCGTCAAAAGATTTGGAGACCTTGAAACAAATCCTTGAAGCTTTGCAGCTCAAAGGGCTCCTGCATTCAAATAAACCTCGGGGCCAAAACCAAGCCAGCCGCCGCATCTTCGTTTACGACGACTCACCCATCGTCTTAATTAGACCTTCAAGATTTCCATCTTCAACTTCATCCGCAACTAACGGTGATTATTCGCGGTTAAGACGTGGGAATCATGCTCCTAGCTTTCGCCGGCATTGTAGCTTTGCCGGAGAAAATTCTCCATCGGTGAATCCCGGCCTGATTCGAAATGAAGGCAGTGGGAGCACGCGGCGGCCAAAATCCCCAGTCAATCCGAAACCGTCGAGCGTTGGAATCCACAGAAGACTGAACGAGTCCATGGAAAATCAGAGAGTCGCCCCAAACCAGTCACCGATGCGAAAACCAAGAAGAACCAGACCAGATCAAGCTGCCAATGGCCATTCACACAGAAGCAAGAAAACATCTGCTAAGGCTAAACACAAAGAGAAAATCTCCGCAGCCATTGTTGTAGAAGATGAATCTTCATCAAGTTCTGGGAGCAGCATCACGGCATCAACCGACACAGAG AGGTCGAAGACTGCGGGATACAGAGAAGGGAAAAATTTATTGCAAAGATGCGACAAGCTAGCGGAGATGAATGAAACTGATACACAGCCAAGTCCCGTGTCAGTTCTTGATCCGTCGTTCTATAAGGACGAGTCATTAACCCCTTCGCCTATTACAACCAAACGCAATCTTGATTTTAAAG ATGAATCTATTGATTTGGTGGAAGAGATATGGAGTCCTGTTATCTCGCCTATCAGATCAAAATCTGGAGGAACCTTAGATGATTCTGAGTTTTTGTACATATCGGATATCCTAAGGGCGTTCCGTTGCCTATACGACGAATCCGATGTCTTCCTGCTTCTGGAGAAGCAACAATATCTCAAGGGAAAGGACACATCCCACGTCTCTAGGCTCCAAAGGAAGCTTATTTTCGATACAACCACTGAAATTCTTGACAGAAACAAACAGTTGCCTCCATGGAAAACTGCTTCTTGGGATAATCACAATGTTAATAAGTCGTCACTCAACAAAGTTTGGTCCGAATTTCAGAGAATTAGGGAGGCAAACAAAGCTCAGGATTTGTTTGGTGTCATTTGTGGTGTCTTGAAGAAGGACTTGTCAGCAGGGGATGCGACCACGGGTTGGTCGGATTGGCCCGAAGAGAAATCGGGGGCCGTTTTGGACATGGAAAGGATGATATTCAAGGATTTGATCGGGGAGACTATACAAGATCTTGCAGCATTGGCATGTAGTAGAAGTAGTTCAATGTCTTGCCAAAAGCCAAGGAGGAAGTTGGTTTTCTAA
- the LOC140884609 gene encoding GABA transporter 1-like, translating into MAAESDRDVKDEAPKNPEEIISAEWRGLPTSNAIDHEPAGTWQHAAFHVATTIATPAAYAPLPFAVASLGWPLGVTSLVAGTLATWYSSLLIASLWRWDGKKHTTYRHLAQSIYGPLGYWSIAFFQQVASLGNNIAVQIAAGSSLKAIYKYYQPDGSLTLKHFIVFFGAFELFLSQFPDIHSLRWVNALCTLSTVGFAGTTIGVTIYNGKKMDRGLISHSLQGSSSTRVFKAFNALGAIAFSFGDAMLPEIQNTVKNPAKQNMYRGVSAAYTIIVVSYWQLAFFGYWAFGSDVQPYIVASLTTPMWTIIMANLFAVIQISGCFQIYCRPTYAYFEGRKPYRKTSIVYRLVYTTIYIGLISLVASAMPFFGDFVGICGAIGFTPLDFVFPVLAHMKVGKMAAKRGKLRYAVLLLNIVIAVWFSIVAVLGCVGAVRFIVEDIKTYKFFHDM; encoded by the exons ATGGCGGCCGAATCCGACCGCGACGTAAAAGACGAAGCTCCAAAAAATCCAGAAGAAATTATATCGGCAGAGTGGCGGGGACTGCCAACTTCAAACGCGATTGATCATGAACCTGCGGGCACTTGGCAACACGCCGCTTTCCACGTCGCCACCACCATCGCCACCCCCGCCGCCTATGCTCCGCTCCCTTTCGCCGTTGCGTCTCTTGGCTGGCCACTCG GGGTGACGAGTTTAGTGGCGGGGACTCTTGCTACGTGGTATTCAAGTCTACTGATTGCGTCCCTTTGGAGATGGGATGGCAAGAAACACACTACTTATCGGCATCTGGCCCAGAGCATTTACG GTCCATTGGGTTACTGGTCTATTGCATTTTTTCAGCAGGTGGCTTCCTTGGGGAATAACATCGCTGTTCAAATTGCTGCCGGGAGCAGCCTAAAG GCCATATACAAATATTATCAACCTGATGGTAGCTTGACTCTGAAACATTTCATTGTGTTCTTTGGAGCATTTGAGCTCTTTCTGTCTCAGTTCCCTGATATTCATTCACTGAGATGGGTGAATGCATTGTGTACTCTAAGTACAGTTGGCTTTGCTGGTACAACCATCGGCGTAACGATTTACAACG GGAAGAAAATGGATCGAGGATTAATTAGCCATAGTTTGCAAGGCAGCTCATCTACCAGAGTTTTTAAAGCCTTTAATGCTCTTGGTGCAATTGCCTTTTCATTTGGAGATGCAATGCTCCCTGAAATACAA AATACAGTGAAAAATCCAGCAAAACAGAACATGTACAGAGGTGTATCAGCAGCATATACTATCATAGTTGTAAGTTACTGGCAATTAGCTTTCTTTGGTTACTGGGCATTCGGTTCCGACGTCCAGCCTTACATTGTGGCTTCACTTACAACTCCTATGTGGACTATCATCATGGCCAATTTATTCGCGGTCATTCAAATATCAGGATGCTTTCAG ATTTACTGCAGACCTACTTATGCATATTTCGAAGGGAGAAAGCCATATAGGAAGACTAGTATCGTGTACCGTCTGGTTTACACGACAATTTACATTGGTTTGATATCACTTGTTGCCTCAGCCATGCCATTTTTTGGGGATTTTGTTGGCATCTGTGGAGCTATTGGATTCACTCCACTAGACTTTGTGTTTCCCGTTCTAGCTCACATGAAAGTCGGAAAGATGGCCGCCAAGCGCGGGAAGTTGAGGTATGCAGTGTTGCTCCTTAACATTGTCATTGCTGTCTGGTTTTCAATAGTTGCAGTGTTGGGCTGTGTTGGTGCAGTTAGATTCATTGTTGAAGATATTAAAACTTACAAGTTCTTTCATGATATGTAA